In Microbacterium sp. AB, a single genomic region encodes these proteins:
- a CDS encoding NAD-dependent epimerase/dehydratase family protein: MIVVVTGASGFLGRAVAGELIAAGHEVRTLQRRPSGVEGAQDVLGSVTDPAHVGRAVAGAEGVVHLAAKVSLAGDRSDFRAVNVEGTRVLLDAAAQAGVRRFVQVSSPSVAHAGSALAGVGAEPASPERARGDYARTKAEAELLALSRDTASTRVVAVRPHLVWGPGDTQLVGRIVERARRGRLPLLDGGTALIDSTYVDNAASGIVAALDRTEQAHGRAYLLTNGEPRPVGELLAGICLAAGVRPPAWSVPAGLARAAGSVVERVWAVRPGADEPPMTRFLAEQLSTAHWFDLRDTRRDLAWSPSVSIDEGLSRLAAHHRSRLGA; this comes from the coding sequence GTGATCGTCGTCGTGACCGGGGCATCCGGCTTCCTCGGGCGCGCCGTCGCGGGGGAGCTCATCGCGGCCGGCCATGAGGTGCGCACGCTCCAGCGGCGGCCGTCGGGCGTCGAGGGGGCGCAGGACGTCCTCGGCTCCGTGACGGACCCGGCACACGTCGGCCGGGCGGTCGCGGGCGCGGAGGGCGTCGTCCACCTCGCCGCCAAGGTCTCGCTCGCGGGCGACAGGTCGGACTTCCGTGCCGTCAACGTCGAGGGCACGCGCGTGCTCCTCGACGCCGCGGCACAGGCCGGCGTCCGCCGCTTCGTGCAGGTCTCGTCGCCGTCCGTGGCGCACGCCGGGTCCGCCCTCGCGGGGGTCGGCGCCGAGCCGGCGTCGCCGGAGCGGGCACGGGGCGACTACGCGCGGACGAAGGCCGAGGCCGAGCTCCTCGCGCTCTCGCGCGACACCGCGTCGACGAGGGTCGTCGCGGTGCGGCCCCACCTCGTGTGGGGCCCGGGCGACACCCAGCTCGTCGGGCGGATCGTCGAGCGCGCCCGGCGCGGGCGCCTTCCGCTCCTCGACGGCGGCACGGCGCTCATCGACTCCACCTACGTCGACAACGCCGCCTCGGGGATCGTCGCGGCCCTCGACCGGACGGAGCAGGCCCACGGCCGCGCCTACCTGCTGACCAACGGCGAGCCGAGACCCGTCGGCGAGCTGCTCGCCGGCATCTGCCTCGCCGCGGGAGTCCGTCCGCCCGCGTGGAGCGTCCCCGCGGGGCTGGCGCGCGCGGCGGGATCGGTCGTGGAGCGCGTCTGGGCCGTCCGCCCGGGCGCCGACGAGCCGCCCATGACGCGCTTCCTCGCCGAGCAGCTGTCCACGGCGCACTGGTTCGACCTGCGCGACACCCGCCGCGACCTCGCCTGGTCGCCGTCGGTCTCGATCGACGAGGGCCTCTCGCGTCTCGCGGCGCACCACCGATCGCGCCTCGGCGCCTGA
- the folP gene encoding dihydropteroate synthase gives MTSIWGIVNVTPDSFSDGGDHFTATEAIAHGRGLLRDGATVVDVGGESTRPGAEPVGASEEIRRVIPVVRALAEDGAVVSVDTYRAETAALAVASGAAIVNDVSGGLADPDILRVAADAGVDIALGHWRGPSADMYAQASYERVGREVASELAARADAAIAAGVAPDRIILDPGVGFAKRGAQNWALLRELDDVLALGHRVLVGTSRKRFLGSALGEGASLPRRDLATAVTSVLAAQAGAWGVRVHDAAATRDALAVARDWQG, from the coding sequence ATGACCTCGATCTGGGGCATCGTCAACGTCACCCCCGACTCGTTCTCGGACGGCGGGGATCACTTCACGGCGACGGAGGCGATCGCGCACGGCCGGGGCCTGCTGCGGGACGGCGCGACGGTCGTCGACGTCGGGGGCGAGTCGACGCGGCCCGGCGCCGAGCCCGTCGGCGCGAGCGAGGAGATCCGCCGCGTGATCCCCGTCGTCCGGGCGCTCGCCGAGGACGGCGCGGTCGTGAGCGTCGACACCTACCGGGCGGAGACGGCCGCGCTGGCGGTCGCCTCCGGCGCCGCGATCGTCAACGACGTGTCGGGGGGCCTGGCCGACCCGGACATCCTCCGTGTCGCGGCGGACGCCGGGGTGGACATCGCCCTCGGCCACTGGCGCGGGCCGTCCGCCGACATGTACGCGCAGGCGTCGTACGAGCGCGTCGGGCGCGAGGTCGCGTCCGAGCTCGCCGCCCGCGCCGACGCGGCGATCGCGGCAGGCGTCGCGCCCGATCGGATCATCCTCGACCCCGGCGTCGGGTTCGCCAAGCGCGGCGCGCAGAACTGGGCGCTGCTGCGCGAGCTCGACGACGTCCTGGCGCTCGGCCACCGCGTGCTCGTCGGCACGTCGCGCAAGCGCTTCCTCGGCTCGGCGCTCGGCGAGGGCGCATCCCTTCCGCGTCGCGACCTCGCGACGGCCGTCACGAGCGTGCTCGCCGCGCAGGCGGGGGCATGGGGCGTGCGCGTGCACGACGCGGCGGCGACGCGGGATGCGCTCGCCGTCGCGCGGGACTGGCAGGGTTGA
- a CDS encoding alpha/beta fold hydrolase → MVTEPASHLPSGLPGLDPRFSRLVTVEGRAADEGAHRTWHYLDTADELARIGVPAVGTILAVHGNPTWSYLWREALAASVRLAEEGGPAWRFVAVDQLEMGWSERTAVHRPLPQRTSDLAAFADALGIDGPVVTLGHDWGGAVSLSWAADNPDRLAGVVLLNTAVHHPEGVPIPAPLRLAGARAVLATATTRTAAFLETTLALASPPLEPSVKDAYRAPYRTAARRRGIGGFVADIPAHAGHESHAELQRIATGVAGLAVPALILWGPKDPVFSDRYLDDLVRRLPHADVHRFEGAGHLVAEDRPYADAMAAWLVRHRERLAAPHAREHAGVPDPAEAAVAPEGYAPLWAALEARRDDDTTAVVDMARRSGGVPRRVSWRLLDDRVRSIAAGLHRIGVRRGDRVSLLVPPGATLTAAIYACLRIGAVVVVADAGLGVRGLTRAVRGAWPAYIIGERAGLAAARVLGWPGVRISAPALTGAARRALGVSHTLAELAELGAGAVLPAAPAPDERAAVLFTSGSTGPAKGVVYTHGQLSALRDTLAAHFQVTRESGLVTGFAPFALLGPAFGTLSVTPDMDVSAPRTLTARAVAAAARESDAEIVFLSPAAILNVVATAGELTAPDREALARVRTFLSTGAPVGRALLESTNGIMPHAVAHTPYGMTECLLVTDITLDGIRAAETAPDRGVCVGTPIGENRVLVSALDADGAATGSPSGEPGVLGEVVVSAPHLKHGYDRLWLTDREAARDLPQDGGRWHRTGDIGHLDAQGRLWVEGRLPHVIVTADGPVAPVGPEQEAERLGAVRRAAVVGIGPHGLRQAVAVVETLPSTTRPGLASPDLAADVRRAVSLPLVAVLAVPQLPTDIRHNSKIDRTRLSGWAEGVLGGGRPVAP, encoded by the coding sequence CTGGTGACGGAGCCCGCATCGCACCTGCCGTCCGGCCTCCCCGGGCTGGATCCTCGCTTCAGCCGCCTCGTGACGGTGGAGGGGCGCGCAGCGGACGAGGGCGCGCACCGCACCTGGCACTACCTCGACACGGCCGACGAGCTCGCCCGGATCGGCGTGCCCGCCGTGGGCACGATCCTCGCCGTCCACGGCAACCCCACGTGGTCGTACCTGTGGCGCGAGGCCCTGGCCGCGTCGGTGCGGCTGGCCGAGGAGGGCGGCCCCGCGTGGCGCTTCGTCGCGGTCGATCAGCTGGAGATGGGATGGTCCGAGAGGACCGCGGTGCACCGTCCGCTTCCGCAGCGCACCTCGGACCTGGCCGCGTTCGCCGACGCCCTCGGGATCGACGGGCCCGTCGTGACGCTCGGCCACGACTGGGGAGGCGCCGTCTCGCTCTCCTGGGCGGCCGACAACCCCGACCGCCTGGCGGGGGTCGTCCTGCTGAACACGGCGGTGCACCACCCGGAGGGCGTGCCCATCCCCGCGCCGCTCCGGCTCGCGGGGGCGCGCGCCGTGCTCGCCACGGCGACCACGCGCACCGCGGCGTTCCTCGAGACCACCCTGGCGCTCGCCTCGCCGCCGCTCGAGCCGTCCGTCAAGGACGCGTACCGCGCGCCGTACCGCACCGCCGCGCGCCGGCGCGGCATCGGTGGGTTCGTCGCGGACATCCCCGCCCATGCCGGTCACGAGAGCCACGCCGAACTGCAGCGGATCGCCACGGGGGTCGCGGGGCTCGCCGTCCCCGCGCTGATCCTCTGGGGTCCGAAGGATCCCGTGTTCTCCGACCGCTACCTCGACGATCTCGTCCGGCGCCTTCCGCATGCCGACGTCCACCGTTTCGAGGGCGCGGGGCACCTCGTCGCCGAGGATCGTCCGTACGCCGACGCGATGGCCGCCTGGCTGGTCCGGCACCGGGAGCGCCTGGCGGCTCCGCACGCACGGGAGCACGCCGGCGTGCCCGATCCCGCCGAGGCCGCCGTCGCTCCGGAGGGCTATGCCCCGCTGTGGGCCGCGCTCGAGGCGCGACGCGACGACGACACGACGGCGGTCGTCGACATGGCGCGGCGTTCCGGCGGCGTGCCGCGCCGGGTGAGCTGGCGGCTGCTGGACGACCGGGTCCGCAGCATCGCCGCGGGGCTCCACCGCATCGGCGTGCGCCGGGGCGACCGCGTGTCGCTGCTCGTCCCTCCGGGGGCGACGCTCACGGCGGCGATCTACGCCTGCCTGCGCATCGGCGCCGTGGTGGTCGTCGCCGACGCCGGGCTCGGCGTGCGGGGGCTCACGCGCGCGGTCCGCGGCGCGTGGCCGGCGTACATCATCGGCGAGCGCGCCGGGCTCGCCGCGGCGCGCGTCCTGGGATGGCCGGGTGTGAGGATCTCCGCGCCGGCGCTCACGGGAGCCGCGCGACGCGCGCTCGGCGTGTCGCACACGCTCGCGGAGCTGGCCGAGCTCGGCGCGGGCGCCGTCCTGCCCGCAGCGCCCGCTCCGGACGAGCGGGCCGCCGTCCTGTTCACCTCCGGCTCGACGGGGCCCGCCAAGGGCGTCGTCTACACGCACGGCCAGCTGTCGGCGCTGCGCGACACCCTCGCGGCGCACTTCCAGGTGACGCGCGAGAGCGGCCTCGTGACGGGCTTCGCGCCGTTCGCCCTCCTCGGCCCCGCCTTCGGGACCCTGTCTGTGACCCCCGACATGGACGTCTCGGCGCCGCGCACGCTCACCGCCCGAGCGGTGGCCGCGGCGGCTCGAGAGTCGGATGCGGAGATCGTCTTCCTCTCGCCCGCCGCGATCCTCAACGTCGTCGCCACGGCGGGGGAGCTCACGGCGCCGGACCGGGAGGCGCTCGCCCGGGTCCGGACCTTCCTGTCCACGGGAGCGCCCGTCGGCCGGGCGCTCCTGGAGTCGACGAACGGCATCATGCCGCACGCGGTCGCACACACCCCGTACGGCATGACCGAGTGCCTGCTCGTCACCGACATCACGCTCGACGGCATCCGCGCCGCCGAGACGGCTCCCGACCGCGGCGTCTGCGTGGGAACCCCCATCGGCGAGAACCGCGTGCTCGTCAGCGCCCTCGACGCGGACGGCGCCGCGACGGGGTCGCCGTCCGGGGAGCCGGGCGTCCTCGGGGAGGTCGTCGTCTCGGCGCCGCATCTCAAGCACGGCTACGACCGGCTGTGGCTCACCGACCGGGAGGCCGCCCGCGACCTGCCGCAGGACGGAGGCCGCTGGCACCGCACGGGAGACATCGGGCACCTCGACGCGCAGGGGCGCCTGTGGGTCGAGGGGCGGCTGCCGCACGTCATCGTCACCGCCGACGGGCCCGTCGCCCCCGTCGGGCCCGAGCAGGAGGCCGAACGGCTCGGCGCCGTGCGCCGTGCGGCCGTCGTCGGCATCGGGCCGCACGGACTGCGCCAGGCGGTCGCCGTCGTGGAGACGCTCCCGTCCACGACGCGGCCCGGCCTCGCCTCGCCGGATCTCGCGGCGGACGTCCGGCGCGCCGTGAGCCTGCCGCTGGTCGCCGTCCTCGCCGTCCCGCAGCTCCCGACCGACATCCGTCACAACTCGAAGATCGACCGCACCCGTCTCTCCGGCTGGGCCGAGGGCGTCCTCGGGGGCGGAAGGCCCGTGGCGCCGTGA
- the ftsH gene encoding ATP-dependent zinc metalloprotease FtsH encodes MDVKKLTRNPLIYILLVGVLLIVGFTLISNLGAPKQISTQDGLELLNGDTVSEVLITDGDQRVDMHLSEAYEGATDVQFYYVSARADEVVEAVDAAAPADGYDDAVPRATIWDSLLSLAIPILLLGLLFWFLMSSAQGGGRGVMQFGKSRAKLTNKEHPDVTFADVAGSEESVEELQEIKEFLKDPARFQAVGARIPKGVLLYGPPGTGKTLLARAVAGEAGVPFYSISGSDFVEMFVGVGASRVRDLFNQAKESSPAIIFIDEIDAVGRHRGAGMGGGHDEREQTLNQMLVEMDGFDPKVNVIVIAATNRPDILDPALLRPGRFDRQIGVDAPDLKGRVQILKVHSRGKPLADNVDLEVVARKTPGFTGADLANVLNEAALLTARSNAQLIDDRAMDEAIDRVIAGPQRRTRVMKDKEKLITAYHEGGHALAAAAMRYSDPVTKITILPRGKALGYTMVLPLEDKYSVTRNELQDQLAYAMGGRVAEEIVFHDPTTGASNDIEKATSIARKMVTEYGMTTAVGPVKLGGSSGEVFMGKDMGHGRDFSERVAEHVDGEVRALIEQAHNEAYEVINANRDILDKLALALLEHETLDHVQIEQIFQDIEKLPERPQWLSSSDRPVSALPPIDVPSKRPLDGIAASAAAEQPSSSQATTRPATGRARPATA; translated from the coding sequence ATGGACGTCAAGAAGCTCACTCGCAACCCGCTGATCTACATCCTGCTGGTCGGCGTGCTGCTCATCGTCGGTTTCACGCTCATCTCCAACCTGGGTGCGCCCAAGCAGATCTCCACGCAGGACGGCCTGGAGCTGCTGAACGGCGACACCGTCTCCGAGGTGCTCATCACGGACGGCGACCAGCGCGTCGACATGCACCTGAGCGAGGCGTACGAGGGCGCGACCGACGTGCAGTTCTACTACGTCTCCGCGCGCGCCGACGAGGTCGTGGAGGCCGTCGACGCCGCGGCGCCTGCCGACGGGTACGACGACGCCGTGCCGCGTGCGACGATCTGGGACAGCCTGCTGTCGCTGGCGATCCCGATCCTCCTCCTGGGCCTGCTCTTCTGGTTCCTCATGTCGAGCGCGCAGGGCGGCGGCCGCGGCGTCATGCAGTTCGGCAAGTCGCGCGCGAAGCTCACGAACAAGGAGCATCCCGACGTGACGTTCGCGGATGTCGCGGGCTCGGAGGAGTCCGTCGAGGAGCTGCAGGAGATCAAGGAGTTCCTGAAGGATCCCGCGCGCTTCCAGGCGGTCGGCGCCCGCATCCCGAAGGGCGTGCTGCTGTACGGCCCTCCCGGGACGGGCAAGACGCTGCTCGCCCGCGCGGTGGCCGGCGAGGCCGGCGTGCCGTTCTACTCGATCTCGGGATCCGACTTCGTGGAGATGTTCGTCGGCGTCGGAGCGAGCCGCGTGCGCGACCTGTTCAACCAGGCCAAGGAGAGCTCCCCCGCCATCATCTTCATCGACGAGATCGACGCCGTCGGCCGTCACCGCGGCGCCGGGATGGGCGGCGGGCACGACGAGCGCGAGCAGACGCTCAACCAGATGCTCGTCGAGATGGACGGCTTCGACCCGAAGGTCAACGTGATCGTCATCGCGGCGACGAACCGCCCCGACATCCTCGACCCCGCTCTGCTGCGTCCCGGCCGCTTCGACCGCCAGATCGGCGTGGACGCCCCCGACCTCAAGGGGCGCGTGCAGATCCTCAAGGTCCACAGCCGGGGCAAGCCGCTCGCCGACAACGTCGATCTCGAGGTCGTCGCGCGCAAGACGCCGGGCTTCACGGGCGCGGATCTCGCGAACGTGCTCAACGAGGCCGCGCTCCTCACGGCGCGCTCGAACGCGCAGCTCATCGACGACCGGGCGATGGACGAGGCGATCGACCGCGTCATCGCCGGTCCCCAGCGCCGCACGCGCGTCATGAAGGACAAGGAGAAGCTCATCACGGCCTACCACGAGGGCGGCCACGCCCTCGCCGCGGCGGCGATGCGCTACTCCGACCCCGTCACGAAGATCACCATCCTCCCCCGCGGCAAGGCGCTCGGCTACACGATGGTGCTGCCGCTCGAGGACAAGTACTCCGTCACCCGCAACGAGCTGCAGGACCAGCTCGCGTACGCCATGGGCGGCCGCGTCGCGGAGGAGATCGTGTTCCACGACCCCACCACGGGTGCGTCCAACGACATCGAGAAGGCCACGAGCATCGCCCGCAAGATGGTCACCGAGTACGGCATGACCACCGCCGTCGGCCCCGTCAAGCTCGGCGGATCGAGCGGCGAGGTCTTCATGGGCAAGGACATGGGCCACGGGCGCGACTTCTCGGAGCGCGTCGCGGAGCATGTCGACGGCGAGGTGCGCGCGCTCATCGAGCAGGCGCACAACGAGGCCTACGAGGTCATCAACGCGAACCGCGACATCCTCGACAAGCTCGCCCTCGCGCTCCTCGAACACGAGACGCTCGACCACGTCCAGATCGAGCAGATCTTCCAGGACATCGAGAAGCTGCCCGAGCGCCCGCAGTGGCTGTCGTCGAGCGACCGGCCGGTGTCGGCGCTTCCGCCCATCGACGTGCCGAGCAAGCGACCGCTCGACGGCATCGCGGCGAGCGCCGCGGCCGAGCAGCCGTCCTCCTCGCAGGCGACGACGCGACCGGCGACCGGCCGCGCCCGGCCAGCGACGGCGTGA
- the folE gene encoding GTP cyclohydrolase I has protein sequence MTVDRERVAHLTRELLVAIGEDPDRAGLRQTPHRVADAYAEFYAGLGQDPAEPLSHTISVSRGPAPDTLPSGAVLLRGIRFRSMCEHHLLPFAGHAHIAYLPGEEVVGLGALPKVVDVLAARPQVQERLGEQIADAIDGAIDTRGVLVVLDAVHQCVTMRGGRQSDSSTVTIAARGELAEPAARGEIVSLIALGGGVSPEEAG, from the coding sequence GTGACCGTCGACCGGGAGCGCGTCGCGCACCTCACGCGCGAGCTGCTCGTCGCGATCGGAGAGGACCCCGATCGCGCAGGGCTGCGGCAGACGCCGCATCGCGTGGCCGACGCCTACGCCGAGTTCTACGCGGGGCTCGGGCAGGATCCGGCCGAGCCGCTCTCGCACACGATCAGCGTCAGCCGCGGCCCCGCTCCCGACACGCTCCCGTCGGGGGCGGTGCTGCTGCGCGGCATCCGGTTCCGCTCGATGTGCGAGCACCATCTCCTGCCCTTCGCCGGGCACGCGCACATCGCGTACCTCCCGGGGGAGGAGGTCGTCGGGCTCGGCGCGCTGCCGAAGGTCGTCGACGTCCTCGCCGCGCGCCCGCAGGTGCAGGAGCGGCTCGGCGAGCAGATCGCCGACGCGATCGACGGCGCCATCGACACACGCGGCGTCCTCGTCGTCCTCGACGCCGTGCACCAGTGCGTCACGATGCGCGGCGGGCGGCAGAGCGACAGCTCCACGGTGACGATCGCCGCGCGGGGGGAGCTCGCCGAGCCCGCGGCGCGCGGCGAGATCGTCTCGCTCATCGCCCTCGGCGGAGGCGTCTCGCCGGAGGAGGCCGGATGA
- the hpt gene encoding hypoxanthine phosphoribosyltransferase has translation MRAADIAGDIDRVLVTEEEIQAKLRELAALVERDYEGKKLLLVGVLKGAVMVMADFMRCLTRDVVMDWMAVSSYGSSTKSSGVVQIRKDLDTPLEGHHVLIVEDIIDSGLTLSWLLSNFASRGAESIEVLALLRKPDAAKVEIDCRYLGFDIPNEFVVGYGLDYDEHYRNLRDVAVLAPHVYA, from the coding sequence ATGCGTGCTGCGGACATCGCCGGTGACATCGATCGCGTCCTCGTCACCGAGGAGGAGATCCAGGCCAAGCTCCGTGAGCTCGCCGCCCTCGTCGAGCGGGACTACGAGGGCAAGAAGCTCCTCCTCGTCGGCGTGCTCAAGGGCGCCGTGATGGTCATGGCCGACTTCATGCGATGCCTCACGCGCGACGTCGTCATGGACTGGATGGCCGTGTCGAGCTACGGGTCGAGCACGAAGTCGAGCGGCGTCGTGCAGATCCGCAAGGATCTCGACACCCCGCTCGAGGGCCATCACGTCCTCATCGTCGAGGACATCATCGACTCCGGCCTCACCCTCAGCTGGCTCCTGAGCAACTTCGCCTCCCGCGGCGCCGAGTCGATCGAGGTGCTCGCCCTGCTGCGCAAGCCCGACGCCGCGAAGGTCGAGATCGACTGCCGCTACCTCGGCTTCGACATCCCCAACGAGTTCGTGGTCGGATACGGCCTCGACTACGACGAGCACTACCGCAACCTCCGCGACGTCGCCGTGCTCGCGCCGCACGTCTACGCCTGA